A DNA window from Brassica napus cultivar Da-Ae chromosome A4, Da-Ae, whole genome shotgun sequence contains the following coding sequences:
- the LOC106450207 gene encoding F-box/kelch-repeat protein At3g13680-like translates to MKTIFDLPEDLVEDEILSRVPMTSLRSTCKKWNTLCKNRIFLGEGAKNQFLMMDSRSICLINFNLCKDDGDPSIKQVSVLDQIKISKVFQCDGLLLCFLKDYSRLVVWNPYLGQTRWIEPRHSFQRGDSFSLGYDNNNLNHKILRIFDKIHPVTDRNVLGLELYDFSSSSWKVLDATQDWQIRSHRHSVSLKGNAYFTTRGFFVCFDFTTESFAPLLPLPPFHSYCGLHFTSFSCVRQDDLTVLYQHWESPKTIEISVTDKIGPDVVSWTKFLKVDFGYWFEPCSGRFLVDREKKIAVVFVLERAKACWYQTAHVFGQDGYFKSVRIREAPYLWNDFYPHKIYCAPLLCSSYLPSLVQLNQQV, encoded by the coding sequence ATGAAGACAATTTTCGATCTTCCAGAGGATTTGGTAGAGGATGAGATACTCTCTAGGGTGCCGATGACATCTCTGagatcaacctgcaaaaagtgGAACACTTTATGTAAAAATCGGATCTTTTTGGGTGAAGGAGCAAAGAATCAGTTCTTGATGATGGACTCGAGGAGCATTTGTTTGATAAACTTCAATCTCTGCAAAGATGACGGTGACCCATCTATAAAACAAGTAAGCGTACTTGATCAAATCAAGATATCTAAGGTGTTTCAGTGTGATGGCTTGTTGCTATGCTTCCTTAAGGATTACTCTAGGCTTGTGGTATGGAACCCTTACTTAGGGCAAACGAGGTGGATCGAACCCAGACACAGTTTCCAACGTGGAGACAGCTTTTCTCTCGGATACGACAACAACAACCTTAACCACAAGATCCTGAGGATATTCGACAAGATTCATCCAGTTACAGATAGAAACGTTTTAGGGTTGGAACTCTACGATTTTAGCTCGAGTTCTTGGAAGGTTCTTGATGCCACTCAAGACTGGCAGATACGGTCTCATCGACACAGCGTGTCTTTGAAAGGAAACGCTTATTTTACCACGAGAGGTTTCTTCGTCTGTTTTGATTTCACAACAGAGAGCTTCGCACCTCTTCTGCCTCTGCCGCCGTTTCATTCTTACTGTGGATTACATTTCACGTCTTTCTCTTGTGTTAGACAAGACGATCTCACTGTGTTGTATCAACACTGGGAGTCACCTAAGACGATCGAGATTAGTGTTACGGATAAGATTGGTCCTGATGTTGTATCATGGACAAAGTTTTTGAAAGTGGACTTTGGCTATTGGTTTGAGCCTTGCTCTGGGAGATTTCTCGTTGACAGGGAGAAGAAAATTGCTGTGGTTTTCGTTCTAGAAAGGGCCAAGGCATGTTGGTACCAAACTGCTCACGTCTTCGGACAAGATGGATACTTCAAATCTGTGAGAATCCGAGAAGCTCCCTATCTTTGGAATGATTTTTATCCTCATAAGATATATTGTGCCCCACTGTTGTGCTCTTCATATCttccaagcttagtacaactcaACCAACAAGTGTAA
- the LOC106447340 gene encoding F-box/kelch-repeat protein At3g13680-like — translation MKTILDLPEDLVEDEIISRLPMTSLRTVRSTCRKWNTECKNRILFGKEAAAKKQFMMMDSRRICLMNLDLPKDNGDPSVEQVLDQIQISKVFQCDGLLLCFLMDCSRLLVWNPYLGQTRWIEPRHSFQHGDSFALGYNNNLNHKILRFSNEVHPITKSFGPLLPLPPFHSYHGLHFTSFSCVRQDKLAVLHQHWELCRTIQISLTDKIGPNVVSWTKFLNVVLE, via the exons ATGAAGACAATTTTAGATCTTCCAGAGGATTTGGTAGAGGATGAGATAATCTCTAGGCTGCCGATGACATCTCTGAGAACAGTGCGATCTACCTGCAGAAAGTGGAACACTGAATGTAAAAATAGGATTCTTTTTGGTAAAGAAGCAGCAGCAAAGAAGCAGTTCATGATGATGGATTCGAGGAGGATTTGTTTAATGAACTTGGATTTGCCCAAAGACAATGGCGACCCATCTGTAGAACAAGTACTTGATCAGATCCAGATCTCTAAGGTGTTTCAGTGTGATGGCTTGTTGCTATGCTTCCTTATGGATTGCTCTAGGCTCTTGGTATGGAATCCATACTTAGGGCAAACGAGGTGGATCGAACCCAGACATAGTTTCCAACATGGAGACAGCTTTGCTCTCGGATACAACAACAATCTTAACCACAAGATCCTGAGATTCTCCAATGAGGTTCATCCAATTACAA AGAGCTTTGGACCGCTTCTGCCACTGCCTCCGTTTCATTCTTACCATGGATTACATTTCACGTCTTTCTCGTGTGTTAGACAAGACAAGCTCGCTGTGTTGCATCAACACTGGGAGTTATGTCGGACAATCCAGATTAGTCTTACGGATAAGATTGGTCCTAATGTTGTGTCTTGGACAAAGTTTTTGAACGTGGTGTTGGAGTAA
- the LOC106447341 gene encoding F-box/kelch-repeat protein At3g13680-like, which translates to MKIKKIIYIPIRRNGSAKSTSSPRNPNRSGTMKTIFDCWFKKTKKKKKTILDLPEDLVEDEIISRLPISSLRSVRSTCKKWNTLCKNRILFGKAAKKQFLMMDSRRICLMNLDLSKDNGDPSIKQVSVLDQKFQIPMVFQSDGLLLCVLKDYSRLVVWNPYLGQMRWIEPRNSFHSSDRFALGHDSNFNYKILRISSEIHPVTERKVLGFELYDFTSSSWKVLDDVTPKRRQIRSCQQCESLKGNAYFLTSVRGSFRCFDFTTERFGPPLPLPPFHSYDGFHCTSFSCVREEQQLAVLYQRWEWESSDTIEISVTDKIGPDDVSWTKFLKVNTGYWVYPTARSFLVDEEKKLAVVFVLDKLSSGCLYQTAHVFGQDGYFKYVRIGEAPYLRNMVCSSYLPSLLQLNQPG; encoded by the coding sequence atgaaaataaaaaaaattatttatatacccATTAGGAGAAACGGATCGGCCAAGTCGACTTCATCACCACGAAACCCTAACAGAAGTGGAACAATGAAGACAATTTTCGATTGTTGGTTcaaaaaaacgaagaagaagaagaagacaatttTGGATCTTCCAGAGGATTTGGTTGAGGATGAGATAATATCTAGGCTGCCGATTTCATCTCTGAGGTCAGTGagatcaacctgcaaaaagtgGAACACTTTATGTAAAAATCGGATCTTATTTGGTAAAGCAGCAAAGAAGCAGTTCTTGATGATGGACTCGAGGAGGATTTGTTTGATGAACTTGGATCTCAGCAAAGACAATGGCGACCCATCTATAAAACAGGTAAGCGTACTTGATCAAAAATTCCAGATACCTATGGTGTTTCAGAGTGATGGCTTGCTACTATGCGTCCTTAAGGATTACTCTAGGCTTGTGGTATGGAACCCTTACTTAGGGCAAATGAGGTGGATCGAACCCAGAAACAGTTTCCATAGTTCAGACAGGTTTGCTCTCGGACACGACAGCAACTTTAACTACAAGATCCTGAGGATCTCCAGTGAGATTCATCCAGTTACAGAAAGAAAAGTTTTAGGGTTCGAACTCTACGATTTCACCTCGAGTTCTTGGAAGGTTCTTGATGATGTCACTCCCAAGCGGCGGCAGATAAGGTCTTGTCAACAGTGCGAGTCTTTGAAGGGAAACGCTTATTTTCTTACGAGTGTTAGAGGTTCCTTCCGCTGTTTTGATTTCACAACAGAGAGGTTCGGACCGCCTCTGCCTCTGCCGCCGTTTCATTCTTACGATGGATTCCATTGCACGTCTTTCTCTTGTGTTAGAGAAGAGCAGCAGCTCGCTGTGTTGTATCAACGCTGGGAGTGGGAGTCAAGTGATACGATCGAGATTAGCGTTACTGATAAGATTGGTCCTGATGATGTGTCCTGGACAAAGTTTTTGAAAGTGAACACTGGCTATTGGGTTTACCCTACTGCTCGGAGTTTCCTCGTCGACGAGGAGAAGAAACTTGCTGTGGTTTTCGTTCTAGACAAGCTCAGTAGTGGATGTCTCTACCAAACTGCTCACGTCTTCGGACAAGATGGATACTTCAAATATGTGAGAATCGGAGAAGCTCCCTATCTCCGAAACATGGTGTGCTCTTCATATCTTCCAAGCTTACTGCAACTCAACCAACCAGGCTAA